From the Glycine max cultivar Williams 82 chromosome 11, Glycine_max_v4.0, whole genome shotgun sequence genome, the window GCATATGGATGACTCCAAAATGCATCACGTAcaacattttcatctttcaatctatgtcaatgaatatattgatcgTGTTCAAGAAACTTCATTAGTCGTTGCATTTCACTATTACTACCTCTTATAGAAGAACGGTATGcatatcttgcattgtatactTGCTTCATTGTTGTACAATTGTTGGTattgtgctccttcaaagtGAGAAGAATATTCTTTGGTTTggccattgactttgtcatatcaccaataataatCTTCTCATCCTCAGTCAGTCGATCAACATATGGATATCCAACAAATGAATTTGCTAATGCATGATTATGACTCCCACATATTAACTTCACTATCCACCATTCACCTCCCAACACTGGTTTTGCTCGCAACTTAAAGGGATACCCACATTTTTTACTGTTAGTCACTGTTCGTGCTAAATCTTTCTTGTATGCCCTATATTTTCCACTCCtctcacaaccaattaaaacatatgAGGTCCTTCCTCTCTTTCCAATATCTGATCTCATTATCACCGCCATAAAA encodes:
- the LOC102662062 gene encoding uncharacterized protein; its protein translation is MNEGSVEELDVFENIDCSDAFNTCQVFATCDDVLHWARFVTYDIGFMAVIMRSDIGKRGRTSYVLIGCERSGKYRAYKKDLARTVTNSKKCGYPFKLRAKPVLGGEWWIVKLICGSHNHALANSFVGYPYVDRLTEDEKIIIGDMTKSMAKPKNILLTLKEHNTNNCTTMKQVYNARYAYRSSIRGSNSEMQRLMKFLEHDQYIH